Proteins found in one Sorghum bicolor cultivar BTx623 chromosome 1, Sorghum_bicolor_NCBIv3, whole genome shotgun sequence genomic segment:
- the LOC8084117 gene encoding uncharacterized protein LOC8084117 isoform X1, translating into MAFVAPAAVHVADLLQTLSLVDPKSEGGKGPKTNDKASGGRNGVSKGEVVSLNPLASSTEPWAQQDYKDAAMYYGAYPGAYYCGGWGDYSIYVSQDGGDALSPGVYGDMYCYPHYGIADGQIYGSQHCQYPSTYYQPKTTASKPVYKAKTGKSSPLIQEDVSTVTTADQQPVLLDSSKTTLKSIDGVKGLKKETLPLKPNGCFGNYQNQGSKTAYPGSGGRTSSEKYLKFSGGSPTSTVSNNKGLHGQNSSMGLPSAGFTSSVYSGSGMYNTNTYAPSFWYGSHVYGPGLYGGWNAFSNGKYRPRGKTYGSYGFGNENLDSLDELKRGPRSSLFKKQQGSGAAVDSKGQEPPNSDGSNAVKQEQYNLADFCETYSDAKFFIIKSYSEDNVHKSIKYNVWASTPSGNKKLDAAYQEAKEKSSSCPVFLLFSVNTSGQFVGLAEMVGQVDFNKTVEYWQQDKWAGCFPVKWHIVKDIPNSSLKHIILEYNENKPVTNSRDTQEVKLDQGLQVLKIFKDHASKTSILDDFSFYDDREKIMQEKKSKHQHPVEVMNRKLAATNIAENQATDGKQSV; encoded by the exons ATGGCCTTCGTCGCGCCCGCTGCCGTAC ATGTTGCGGATTTACTGCAGACGCTCTCCCTGGTGGATCCCAAGAGCGAAGGCGGCAAGGGCCCAAAGACGAATGACAAG GCGTCGGGAGGGCGGAATGGTGTGTCCAAGGGTGAGGTGGTGTCTCTGAACCCTCTAGCGTCCTCCACAGAGCCATGGGCGCAGCAGGATTACAAGGATGCTGCCATGTACTATGGTGCCTACCCTGGAGCTTACTACTGTGGAG GTTGGGGTGATTATTCCATCTACGTGAGCCAGGATGGAGGGGATGCACTTTCCCCT GGTGTTTATGGGGACATGTACTGCTATCCTCATTATGGTATTGCCGATGGTCAGATTTATGGATCACAGCATTGCCAGTATCCATCCACATACTACCAGCCAAAGACTACTGCCAGCAAACCAGTATACAAGGCTAAAACTGGCAAATCATCTCCTTTGATACAAGAAGATGTTTCTACTGTGACTACTGCTGATCAGCAGCCTGTGTTGTTGGATTCCTCCAAAACCACTCTGAAAAGCATTGATGGTGTAAAAGGTCTGAAGAAGGAAACTTTGCCTCTGAAACCAAATGGCTGTTTTGGTAATTACCAGAATCAAGGTAGCAAAACAGCTTACCCAGGGTCTGGTGGCCGTACCTCTTCAGAAAAGTATCTGAAATTCTCAGGTGGGAGTCCTACATCGACGGTCTCTAATAATAAG GGCTTGCATGGGCAGAACTCTTCGATGGGGCTACCATCTGCTGGGTTCACGAGTTCAGTGTACTCTGGTAGTGGAATGTACAACACAAACACTTATGCACCTAGCTTTTGGTATGGTTCTCATGTCTATGGTCCTGGGTTGTATGGTGGGTGGAATGCGTTTTCGAATGGGAAGTACAGGCCAAGAGGAAAAACCTACGGATCTTATGGTTTTGGCAATGAAAACTTGGATAGTTTGGATGAGTTGAAGCGTGGACCGAGAAGTAGTCTGTTTAAAAAACAACAGGGTTCTGGAGCAGCTGTTGATTCCAAAGGACAGGAGCCTCCCAACAGTGATGGCTCTAATGCTGTTAAGCAGGAACAGTACAACCTTGCTGATTTTTGTGAAACCTACTCAGATGCCaaattttttattattaaatcatACAGTGAGGATAATGTTCACAAGAGCATTAAGTACAATGTTTGGGCAAGCACCCCTAGTGGAAATAAAAAGCTGGATGCTGCTTATCAAGAGGCTAAGGAAAAATCAAGCAGTTGTCCTGTGTTCCTGTTGTTTTCT GTTAACACCAGCGGACAGTTTGTTGGTCTGGCTGAGATGGTGGGTCAGGTTGATTTTAACAAGACAGTTGAATATTGGCAGCAGGACAAGTGGGCTGGTTGCTTTCCTGTCAAGTGGCACATTGTGAAGGACATTCCTAACAGCTCATTGAAGCACATCATTCTTGAGTATAATGAAAACAAACCAGTTACAAACAGCAGAGATACGCAGGAG GTTAAGCTTGACCAAGGCCTTCaggttttaaagattttcaaggaTCATGCCAGCAAGACATCCATCTTGGATGACTTTAGCTTTTATGATGACCGTGAAAAGATAATGCAGGAGAAGAAATCAAAGCATCAGCATCCAGTTGAG
- the LOC8084117 gene encoding uncharacterized protein LOC8084117 isoform X2 — MAFVAPAATLSLVDPKSEGGKGPKTNDKASGGRNGVSKGEVVSLNPLASSTEPWAQQDYKDAAMYYGAYPGAYYCGGWGDYSIYVSQDGGDALSPGVYGDMYCYPHYGIADGQIYGSQHCQYPSTYYQPKTTASKPVYKAKTGKSSPLIQEDVSTVTTADQQPVLLDSSKTTLKSIDGVKGLKKETLPLKPNGCFGNYQNQGSKTAYPGSGGRTSSEKYLKFSGGSPTSTVSNNKGLHGQNSSMGLPSAGFTSSVYSGSGMYNTNTYAPSFWYGSHVYGPGLYGGWNAFSNGKYRPRGKTYGSYGFGNENLDSLDELKRGPRSSLFKKQQGSGAAVDSKGQEPPNSDGSNAVKQEQYNLADFCETYSDAKFFIIKSYSEDNVHKSIKYNVWASTPSGNKKLDAAYQEAKEKSSSCPVFLLFSVNTSGQFVGLAEMVGQVDFNKTVEYWQQDKWAGCFPVKWHIVKDIPNSSLKHIILEYNENKPVTNSRDTQEVKLDQGLQVLKIFKDHASKTSILDDFSFYDDREKIMQEKKSKHQHPVEVMNRKLAATNIAENQATDGKQSV; from the exons ATGGCCTTCGTCGCGCCCGCTGCC ACGCTCTCCCTGGTGGATCCCAAGAGCGAAGGCGGCAAGGGCCCAAAGACGAATGACAAG GCGTCGGGAGGGCGGAATGGTGTGTCCAAGGGTGAGGTGGTGTCTCTGAACCCTCTAGCGTCCTCCACAGAGCCATGGGCGCAGCAGGATTACAAGGATGCTGCCATGTACTATGGTGCCTACCCTGGAGCTTACTACTGTGGAG GTTGGGGTGATTATTCCATCTACGTGAGCCAGGATGGAGGGGATGCACTTTCCCCT GGTGTTTATGGGGACATGTACTGCTATCCTCATTATGGTATTGCCGATGGTCAGATTTATGGATCACAGCATTGCCAGTATCCATCCACATACTACCAGCCAAAGACTACTGCCAGCAAACCAGTATACAAGGCTAAAACTGGCAAATCATCTCCTTTGATACAAGAAGATGTTTCTACTGTGACTACTGCTGATCAGCAGCCTGTGTTGTTGGATTCCTCCAAAACCACTCTGAAAAGCATTGATGGTGTAAAAGGTCTGAAGAAGGAAACTTTGCCTCTGAAACCAAATGGCTGTTTTGGTAATTACCAGAATCAAGGTAGCAAAACAGCTTACCCAGGGTCTGGTGGCCGTACCTCTTCAGAAAAGTATCTGAAATTCTCAGGTGGGAGTCCTACATCGACGGTCTCTAATAATAAG GGCTTGCATGGGCAGAACTCTTCGATGGGGCTACCATCTGCTGGGTTCACGAGTTCAGTGTACTCTGGTAGTGGAATGTACAACACAAACACTTATGCACCTAGCTTTTGGTATGGTTCTCATGTCTATGGTCCTGGGTTGTATGGTGGGTGGAATGCGTTTTCGAATGGGAAGTACAGGCCAAGAGGAAAAACCTACGGATCTTATGGTTTTGGCAATGAAAACTTGGATAGTTTGGATGAGTTGAAGCGTGGACCGAGAAGTAGTCTGTTTAAAAAACAACAGGGTTCTGGAGCAGCTGTTGATTCCAAAGGACAGGAGCCTCCCAACAGTGATGGCTCTAATGCTGTTAAGCAGGAACAGTACAACCTTGCTGATTTTTGTGAAACCTACTCAGATGCCaaattttttattattaaatcatACAGTGAGGATAATGTTCACAAGAGCATTAAGTACAATGTTTGGGCAAGCACCCCTAGTGGAAATAAAAAGCTGGATGCTGCTTATCAAGAGGCTAAGGAAAAATCAAGCAGTTGTCCTGTGTTCCTGTTGTTTTCT GTTAACACCAGCGGACAGTTTGTTGGTCTGGCTGAGATGGTGGGTCAGGTTGATTTTAACAAGACAGTTGAATATTGGCAGCAGGACAAGTGGGCTGGTTGCTTTCCTGTCAAGTGGCACATTGTGAAGGACATTCCTAACAGCTCATTGAAGCACATCATTCTTGAGTATAATGAAAACAAACCAGTTACAAACAGCAGAGATACGCAGGAG GTTAAGCTTGACCAAGGCCTTCaggttttaaagattttcaaggaTCATGCCAGCAAGACATCCATCTTGGATGACTTTAGCTTTTATGATGACCGTGAAAAGATAATGCAGGAGAAGAAATCAAAGCATCAGCATCCAGTTGAG
- the LOC8084117 gene encoding uncharacterized protein LOC8084117 isoform X3 has translation MYYGAYPGAYYCGGWGDYSIYVSQDGGDALSPGVYGDMYCYPHYGIADGQIYGSQHCQYPSTYYQPKTTASKPVYKAKTGKSSPLIQEDVSTVTTADQQPVLLDSSKTTLKSIDGVKGLKKETLPLKPNGCFGNYQNQGSKTAYPGSGGRTSSEKYLKFSGGSPTSTVSNNKGLHGQNSSMGLPSAGFTSSVYSGSGMYNTNTYAPSFWYGSHVYGPGLYGGWNAFSNGKYRPRGKTYGSYGFGNENLDSLDELKRGPRSSLFKKQQGSGAAVDSKGQEPPNSDGSNAVKQEQYNLADFCETYSDAKFFIIKSYSEDNVHKSIKYNVWASTPSGNKKLDAAYQEAKEKSSSCPVFLLFSVNTSGQFVGLAEMVGQVDFNKTVEYWQQDKWAGCFPVKWHIVKDIPNSSLKHIILEYNENKPVTNSRDTQEVKLDQGLQVLKIFKDHASKTSILDDFSFYDDREKIMQEKKSKHQHPVEVMNRKLAATNIAENQATDGKQSV, from the exons ATGTACTATGGTGCCTACCCTGGAGCTTACTACTGTGGAG GTTGGGGTGATTATTCCATCTACGTGAGCCAGGATGGAGGGGATGCACTTTCCCCT GGTGTTTATGGGGACATGTACTGCTATCCTCATTATGGTATTGCCGATGGTCAGATTTATGGATCACAGCATTGCCAGTATCCATCCACATACTACCAGCCAAAGACTACTGCCAGCAAACCAGTATACAAGGCTAAAACTGGCAAATCATCTCCTTTGATACAAGAAGATGTTTCTACTGTGACTACTGCTGATCAGCAGCCTGTGTTGTTGGATTCCTCCAAAACCACTCTGAAAAGCATTGATGGTGTAAAAGGTCTGAAGAAGGAAACTTTGCCTCTGAAACCAAATGGCTGTTTTGGTAATTACCAGAATCAAGGTAGCAAAACAGCTTACCCAGGGTCTGGTGGCCGTACCTCTTCAGAAAAGTATCTGAAATTCTCAGGTGGGAGTCCTACATCGACGGTCTCTAATAATAAG GGCTTGCATGGGCAGAACTCTTCGATGGGGCTACCATCTGCTGGGTTCACGAGTTCAGTGTACTCTGGTAGTGGAATGTACAACACAAACACTTATGCACCTAGCTTTTGGTATGGTTCTCATGTCTATGGTCCTGGGTTGTATGGTGGGTGGAATGCGTTTTCGAATGGGAAGTACAGGCCAAGAGGAAAAACCTACGGATCTTATGGTTTTGGCAATGAAAACTTGGATAGTTTGGATGAGTTGAAGCGTGGACCGAGAAGTAGTCTGTTTAAAAAACAACAGGGTTCTGGAGCAGCTGTTGATTCCAAAGGACAGGAGCCTCCCAACAGTGATGGCTCTAATGCTGTTAAGCAGGAACAGTACAACCTTGCTGATTTTTGTGAAACCTACTCAGATGCCaaattttttattattaaatcatACAGTGAGGATAATGTTCACAAGAGCATTAAGTACAATGTTTGGGCAAGCACCCCTAGTGGAAATAAAAAGCTGGATGCTGCTTATCAAGAGGCTAAGGAAAAATCAAGCAGTTGTCCTGTGTTCCTGTTGTTTTCT GTTAACACCAGCGGACAGTTTGTTGGTCTGGCTGAGATGGTGGGTCAGGTTGATTTTAACAAGACAGTTGAATATTGGCAGCAGGACAAGTGGGCTGGTTGCTTTCCTGTCAAGTGGCACATTGTGAAGGACATTCCTAACAGCTCATTGAAGCACATCATTCTTGAGTATAATGAAAACAAACCAGTTACAAACAGCAGAGATACGCAGGAG GTTAAGCTTGACCAAGGCCTTCaggttttaaagattttcaaggaTCATGCCAGCAAGACATCCATCTTGGATGACTTTAGCTTTTATGATGACCGTGAAAAGATAATGCAGGAGAAGAAATCAAAGCATCAGCATCCAGTTGAG